One window of the Anas acuta chromosome 12, bAnaAcu1.1, whole genome shotgun sequence genome contains the following:
- the LOC137863224 gene encoding olfactory receptor 10A7-like, with protein MEADEELGLKNQTYFTLQGFSHLATLQVFLFEGILLMFLITMTGNFLIILVATTDPALHTPMYYFLKNLALIEICFTLNIVPKMLVDLLLERKVISFSACALQLYFVIFFVTSECFLLGAMAYDRYVAICHPLHYTTAMNRRVCLHMVIACWVAGIPLSVGLTGWLFSYPFCGSKEIKHFFCDIAPVLDLVCSDTYLFELLVFIATVLIVLIPFVLIAASYIQIIHAILQMPSSEGRRKAFFTCIAHLVVVTLFYCTTGLIHLKPKSRLLVKSRKLVALSYTVVTPMLNPIIYSLRNKEVKHALRKTFGKRQFSKMNLPR; from the coding sequence ATGGAAGCAGACGAAGAACTGGGTCTCAAAAACCAGACATACTTCACCTTGCAGGGGTTCTCGCACCTTGCCACTCTTCAGGTCTTCCTCTTTGAGGGAATCCTCCTGATGTTCCTAATCACAATGACAGGGAACTTTCTCATCATTTTGGTTGCAACCACCGACCCTGCCTTGCATACCCCCATGTACTATTTTCTCAAAAACTTGGCTTTAATTGAAATTTGCTTTACATTAAACATAGTACCCAAGATGCTTGTGGATTTGCTGTTGGAGAGAAAGGTCATCTCCTTTTCTGCTTGTGCCCTGCAACTTTACTTTGTCATATTCTTTGTCACTTCTGAGTGTTTCCTCTTAGGTGCCATGGCATATGATCGATATGTGGCTATATGCCATCCCTTGCACTACACCACCGCAATGAACAGGAGAGTGTGTCTTCATATGGTCATAGCATGCTGGGTTGCTGGTATTCCACTTTCTGTGGGACTCACTGGCTGGCTATTTAGCTACCCCTTTTGTGGCTCAAAGGAGATTAAGCATTTCTTTTGCGATATTGCTCCTGTTCTAGATCTGGTCTGTTCAGACACATACTTATTTGAGCTTCTTGTGTTCATTGCcactgttttaattgttttgatCCCATTTGTCTTGATAGCAGCGTCTTACATCCAGATAATCCATGCCATCCTCCAAATGCCATCTTCTGAAGGAAGGCGCAAGGCTTTCTTCACCTGCATTGCTCACCTGGTGGTGGTGACACTGTTCTACTGCACAACTGGCTTGATACATTTAAAGCCAAAGTCCAGACTCTTGGTAAAGAGCAGGAAACTGGTGGCTCTTTCTTACACAGTAGTAACTCCTATGCTGAATCCAATCATCTACAGCTTACGAAACAAAGAGGTAAAGCATGCTCTGAGGAAGACGTTTGGAAAGAGACAGTTCAGCAAGATGAATCTGCCCAGATAG